Proteins found in one Pseudochaenichthys georgianus chromosome 13, fPseGeo1.2, whole genome shotgun sequence genomic segment:
- the LOC117457139 gene encoding alpha-2-macroglobulin-P isoform X3, whose amino-acid sequence MAPPPVLLMLAVVIASALVQTATSATLDGTIFAVTVSSQVRGGKQETLCAHIHGPTKPVNLTITLEMGPGKTTILEQAVDKDFYHCLNFQVPTVRHRTVASINVNIMGEGVSMSKKTKILIERPAFIHIIQTDKPIYKPGQTVQFRVVSMDSNFIPVARLYKVVELQDPNSNRIAQWLDRNLVSGILDIAHPVIPEAVQGSYVITATTDQGEQISHSFDIKEYVLPKYEVKVELPNVISILDREATLKICGKYTYGKPVVGSVKAVFCKIASQMYWFTSKREKHICKTYELTTDKAGCATQTVNLAVFRLNRNMNDGTFELNAELEEYGTGVILAGTGRTSFSAIVRTVTFEDVPEAYKPGILFEGKVKVIGPDNKAVANEAVYVSAGNSQGVTLTTGTNGKASFSFDTALWKDNVNLQARSRKTEVSEPYVADVRRPEYRTAYHNVIAFYSKSSSFLKLMQVNGKLACDKDATVRAQYIIQGAELKNGQEILQFFYLVMSRGGIVQHGSLPVAVQAGIVNKGELSVPLRQVTNLAPFAQVVVYTVMPKGELVADSMDFPIRLCLNNKVSLRFSSLQELPAEKTTLTLQAHPGSMCSVRAIDQSVLLLQKEQELTVDSVYSQLPVQKLSGYSYELVDAESDPCKLLPEDEIEIIEPEPELELAPDVEPASRAKRSFYFPEDDQKNDVYNIFKGIGIKIVTNSDVRKPYDCDPGVYYTVLDSPLPMAFNMMPQSSGAAVSGKEEQKKETLRTFFPETWIWDLVSVGDSGSVNVEKTVPDTITKWAAGAFCVSSVGFGVAPNAALVAFQPFFVSLTLPYSVIRGEVFTLKATVFNYLSKCIMVNIALADSDQYTSRNCDGCQYSVCLCGEESRTFSWIVTPTALGQVNLKVSAEAMKTDILCGNEVATVPDMGSIDTVVRTLLVEAEGTPQMVSHNALLCPAEGPVEKKISLLMPEMFVAGSARASVSVLGDLMGRAMKNLDKLLAMPYGCGEQNMVLFAPNIFILNYLKSTEQLTKDIQEKATRFLESGYQRELTYKHDDGSYSAFGKSDESGNTWLTSFVMKSFGGAKPYIFVEDKHIQEARSWLSKLQRPDGCIRSVGKLFHNGMKGGVSDDVSLTAYITAAMLELDTNTSDPVVQRCLSCLKASVDSQLENLYTTALLSYTFTLAGDEETRSKLITYLNQKSNTQGGSRHWDRAGASGKGLDSLEVEMTSYVLLALLSGPALPDFGLDYSSSIVRWLAQQQNPYGGFSSTQDTVVALQALAKYGAATYSAEGSTAVTVTSLGGLNTEFRVDQSNRLLYQEQKLSEVPGEYTVRAQGQSCVMAQISMHYNIPPPPDFSAFNITTNTMTKCNINRPQLILFVHVRYQGRREETNMVIINIKLLSGYILDKSSLELLKSDRSVKRVDLDEGYINIYLDGLKKDEMLIYSVTLEEDVPVRNLKPAVVKVYDYYQTSDEAVTEYCSPCAESDVINEL is encoded by the exons ATGGCACCGCCACCTGTGCTGCTAATGCTCGCGGTCGTCATCGCATCAGCGCTCGTGCAAACTGCAACATCGGCCACTCTCGATGGAAC TATCTTTGCAGTGACTGTGAGCTCCCAGGTGAGAGGAGGGAAACAGGAGACCCTGTGTGCTCACATCCATGGCCCAACGAAGCCCGTCAATTTGACCATCACCCTCGAGATGGGCCCCGGCAAAACCACCATACTCGAGCAGGCTGTTGACAAGGACTTCTATCACTGCTTAAACTTCCAg GTCCCCACAGTGCGTCACAGAACTGTGGCATCCATTAATGTCAATATTATGGGTGAGGGTGTCTCGATGAGCAAGAAAACCAAAATCCTGATTGAGCGTCCTGCTTTCATCCACATCATCCAGACTGATAAACCCATCTACAAACCTGGACAGACAG tccaattccgagtcgtCTCGATGGATTCCAATTTCATTCCTGTAGCCCGACTG TACAAAGTGGTGGAGCTCCAG GATCCCAATTCAAATCGCATTGCTCAGTGGTTGGATAGGAACCTTGTTAGCGGTATCCTTGATATTGCCCACCCCGTAATTCCTGAGGCGGTTCAGGGAAGCTACGTGATCACTGCCACAACGGACCAAGGAGAGCAAATATCCCACAGCTTCGACATCAAGGAATACG TTTTGCCCAAATATGAGGTAAAGGTTGAATTACCCAATGTGATCTCCATCCTGGACCGGGAGGCAACGCTAAAGATTTGTGGAAA ATACACCTATGGGAAACCAGTTGTCGGTTCAGTCAAGGCAGTTTTTTGCAAAATTGCTTCCCAAATGTACTGGTTTACAAGTAAAAGGGAAAAACATATCTGCAAGACTTATGAACTGACG ACTGACAAAGCTGGCTGTGCTACACAAACTGTGAACTTGGCGGTGTTTCGACTCAACAGGAACATGAACGATGGCACCTTTGAGCTGAATGCAGAATTGGAGGAGTACGGCACAG GAGTCATTCTTGCAGGCACTGGGCGCACCAGCTTCAGCGCTATTGTCAGAACTGTCACCTTCGAGGATGTGCCTGAAGCATACAAGCCTGGCATCTTGTTCGAGGGAAAA GTCAAAGTGATCGGTCCAGACAACAAAGCTGTCGCCAATGAGGCCGTGTATGTGTCTGCTGGCAACTCTCAAGGAGTAACGCTGACTACAGGCACGAATGGCAAGGCTTCATTTTCCTTTGACACCGCCCTCTGGAAGGACAATGTGAATCTACAG GCGCGATCCAGAAAGACGGAAGTGAGTGAGCCGTATGTGGCAGACGTGCGCAGACCAGAGTACAGGACTGCATACCACAACGTCATAGCATTTTACTCCAAGAGCAGTAGTTTCCTGAAACTCATGCAGGTGAACGGGAAGCTGGCTTGTGACAAAGATGCTACGGTGCGTGCTCAGTacataatccagggggcggagCTGAAGAACGGCCAGGAGATCCTCCAATTCTTTTACCTG GTGATGTCCAGGGGTGGAATTGTTCAGCATGGCAGTCTCCCAGTTGCTGTTCAAGCGGGAATTG TCAACAAAGGAGAGTTGTCTGTGCCACTGCGGCAGGTTACAAACCTGGCCCCTTTTGCCCAGGTGGTCGTGTATACTGTGATGCCCAAAGGGGAGCTTGTGGCAGATAGCATGGACTTCCCAATCAGGCTCTGCCTCAATAACAAG GTGTCTCTgaggttctcctctctccaggAGCTTCCAGCAGAGAAGACCACGCTCACCCTGCAGGCTCACCCAGGCTCCATGTGCTCCGTCAGAGCCATCGACCAGAGCGTCCTGCTGCTGCAGAAAGAGCAGGAACTCACTGTTGACTCG GTGTACAGCCAGTTGCCTGTGCAAAAGCTCTCAGGATACAGCTATGAGCTTGTAGACGCTGAGTCCGATCCCTGCAAGCTTCTGCCAGAGGATGAAATCGAGATAAtagaaccagaaccagaactGGAGCTTGCCCCTGACGTAGAGCCAGCTAGTCGAGCAAAGCGCTCATTCTACTTTCCAGAGGACGATCAGAAGAATGACGTTTACAACATTTTTAAA GGAATAGGGATCAAAATTGTGACCAACTCCGATGTTAGAAAACCTTATGACTGCGATCCAGGGGTCTATTACACCG TGCTAGACTCTCCGTTACCCATGGCCTTCAACATGATGCCACAAAGTTCAGGTGCCGCCGTGAGCGGTAAAGAGGAGCAGAAGAAAGAGACTCTCAGGACATTCTTCCCTGAAACCTGGATCTGGGACCTAGTTTCTGTGGG AGACAGTGGCTCAGTGAACGTGGAGAAGACGGTCCCTGACACCATCACTAAGTGGGCAGCTGGAGCGTTCTGCGTCTCGTCCGTGGGCTTCGGCGTGGCGCCCAACGCAGCGCTTGTCGCCTTCCAGCCGTTCTTTGTCAGTCTCACCCTGCCCTACTCAGTCATCCGAGGGGAGGTGTTTACACTCAAAGCAACAGTCTTCAACTATCTCTCCAAGTGCATTATG GTTAATATCGCTCTGGCTGATTCCGACCAGTACACCTCCAGAAACTGCGACGGTTGCCAgtacagtgtgtgtttgtgcggagAGGAGAGCAGGACCTTCTCGTGGATTGTAACTCCAACCGCCCTAG GTCAGGTGAATCTGAAGGTCAGCGCTGAAGCCATGAAGACTGACATACTGTGTGGCAACGAGGTGGCAACTGTCCCCGACATGGGCAGCATCGACACGGTGGTCCGCACCCTGCTGGTGGAG GCTGAAGGAACACCACAGATGGTCAGTCATAACGCTCTCCTCTGTCCTGcag AGGGGCCTGTGGAGAAGAAGATTTCCCTTCTGATGCCCGAGATGTTTGTGGCTGGTTCAGCCAGGGCCTCTGTCTCTGTACTGG GGGACCTGATGGGCCGGGCCATGAAGAACCTGGACAAGCTCCTGGCCATGCCGTACGGCTGCGGGGAGCAGAACATGGTGCTGTTTGCGCCCAACATCTTCATCCTCAACTACCTGAAAAGCACAGAACAGCTGACCAAGGACATTCAGGAGAAAGCCACGCGCTTCCTAGAGAGCG GATATCAGAGGGAGCTTACCTACAAGCACGATGACGGCTCCTACAGCGCCTTCGGAAAGAGCGATGAGTCTGGAAACACCTG GCTGACTTCTTTCGTGATGAAGTCCTTTGGCGGGGCGAAACCGTACATCTTTGTGGAAGACAAGCACATTCAAGAAGCCCGGAGCTGGCTCTCCAAACTCCAGCGGCCTGACGGCTGCATCAGATCTGTGGGGAAACTCTTCCACAACGGCATGAAG GGAGGAGTGAGTGACGATGTGTCTCTGACGGCCTACATCACAGCTGCCATGCTGGAGCTCGACACAAACACCTCG GACCCCGTGGTGCAGAGGTGCTTGAGCTGTCTGAAGGCATCAGTGGACTCCCAGCTAGAAAACCTGTACACCACCGCGCTGCTGTCCTACACCTTCACTCTGGCTGGAGACGAGGAGACGAGGAGCAAACTCATCACTTACCTGAACCAGAAGTCCAACACGCAGG GCGGCTCCCGTCACTGGGACAGAGCCGGGGCTTCTGGGAAAGGCCTGGACTCTCTGGAGGTGGAGATGACCTCCTACGTCCTGCTGGCTCTGCTCTCCGGTCCGGCCCTGCCAGACTTCGGTCTGGATTACTCCTCCAGCATCGTGCGCTGGCTGGCCCAGCAGCAGAACCCGTACGGGGGCTTCTCTTCCACACAG GACACGGTGGTGGCCCTCCAGGCCCTGGCTAAGTACGGCGCGGCCACCTACAGCGCGGAGGGCAGCACGGCGGTGACGGTGACGTCTCTGGGAGGCCTGAACACAGAGTTCAGAGTGGATCAGAGCAACAGGCTGCTCTACCAGGAGCAGAAGCTGAGCGAGGTCCCCGGAGAATACACCGTCAGGGCCCAGGGCCAGAGCTGCGTCATGGCACAG ATCTCCATGCACTACAACATCCCCCCTCCCCCCGACTTCTCTGCCTTCAACATCACCACCAACACCATGACCAAGTGCAACATCAACAGGCCGCAGCTCATCCTCTTTGTGCATGTcag gtacCAGGGCAGGAGAGAGGAAACCAACATGGTGATCATCAACATCAAGCTGCTGTCTGGATACATTCTGGATAAGAGCTCCCTGGAGCTG CTGAAGAGCGACCGCTCAGTGAAGCGTGTGGATCTTGACGAAGGATACATAAACATCTACTTAGACGGG TTGAAAAAGGATGAGATGCTGATATACAGTGTGACACTGGAGGAGGATGTTCCTGTCAGGAATCTGAAACCAGCTGTGGTCAAAGTCTACGATTACTACCAGACAA GTGATGAGGCGGTCACAGAGTACTGCTCCCCCTGTGCAGAGA GTGACGTCATCAACGAGCTGTAA